A region from the Lycium barbarum isolate Lr01 chromosome 8, ASM1917538v2, whole genome shotgun sequence genome encodes:
- the LOC132607387 gene encoding FT-interacting protein 3-like: MQRPPQEDFSLKETKPHLGGGKVMGRWGLVTGDKLTSTYDLVEQMQYLYVRVVKAKDLPGKDLTGSLDPYVEVKLGNYRGTTRHFEKKSNPEWSQVFAFSKDRIQASVLEVNVKDKDVVKDDFVGRVMLDLNEIPKRVPPDSPLAPQWYRLEDRHGNKVRGELMLAVWMGTQADEAFPESWHSDSATVSGADALANIRSKVYLSPKLWYLRVNVIEAQDLIPGDRSRFPEVYVKAILGNQALKTRVSMSKTINPMWNEDLMFVAAEPFEEPLILSVEDRVAPNKDEVLGICAIPLQYIDRRLDHRPINSKWYNLEKHIIVEGEKKKEIKFASRIHMRLYLEGGYHVLDESTHYSSDLRPTAKQLWKSSIGVLELGILNATGLLPMKTKDGRATTDAYCVAKYGQKWVRTRTIIDSFAPKWNEQYTWEVFDPCTVITIGVFDNCHLHGGDKPGGARDSRIGKVRIRLSTLETGRVYTHSYPLLVLHPSGVKKMGEIHLAVRFTCSSLLNMMHMYSQPLLPKMHYIFPLTVTQLDSLRHQATQIVAMRLSRAEPPLRKEIVEYMLDVGSHMWSMRRSKANVFRIMGILGGLIAIGKWFDQICNWKNPITTVLIHILFLILVLYPELILPTIFLYLFLIGVWYYRWRPRNPPHMDTRLSCADNAHPDELDEEFDTFPTSRPPDIIRMRYDRLRSIAGRIQTVVGDIATQGERLQSLLSWRDPRATALFVIFCLITAIVLYVTPFQVLALVTGFYVLRHPRFRHKLPSAPLNFFRRLPARTDCML; this comes from the coding sequence atgcagaGACCGCCACAAGAAGATTTTTCACTCAAAGAGACCAAACCCCACCTAGGTGGAGGGAAAGTCATGGGAAGATGGGGTTTGGTCACGGGCGATAAACTTACTAGCACCTATGACTTGGTTGAGCAAATGCAGTATCTTTATGTTCGGGTAGTGAAAGCAAAGGATTTACCTGGGAAGGATCTAACGGGTAGTCTTGATCCTTATGTTGAGGTTAAGCTTGGAAACTATAGGGGTACGACTCGTCATTTTGAGAAGAAATCGAATCCTGAATGGAGTCAGGTGTTTGCTTTTTCCAAGGATCGGATTCAGGCTTCCGTACTTGAGGTGAATGTGAAAGATAAGGATGTTGTTAAGGATGACTTTGTTGGTCGTGTTATGCTTGATTTGAATGAGATTCCTAAAAGGGTCCCACCGGATAGTCCTCTTGCTCCACAGTGGTATAGGTTGGAGGACAGACACGGTAATAAAGTTAGAGGAGAGTTGATGTTGGCtgtttggatgggtactcaggctGATGAAGCGTTTCCTGAATCTTGGCATTCGGATTCGGCCACTGTTAGTGGTGCTGATGCTCTTGCCAATATAAGGTCTAAGGTGTACCTTTCCCCAAAGCTGTGGTACCTTAGGGTTAATGTGATTGAGGCTCAGGACTTGATTCCTGGTGACAGAAGTAGGTTTCCAGAAGTTTACGTGAAGGCCATCCTCGGAAATCAGGCATTGAAGACCAGAGTTTCGATGAGCAAGACTATTAATCCTATGTGGAATGAGGATCTGATGTTTGTAGCAGCAGAGCCATTTGAGGAGCCGTTGATTCTGAGTGTGGAAGATAGAGTTGCACCAAACAAGGATGAAGTACTTGGAATATGTGCTATTCCTTTGCAGTATATCGATAGGAGGCTGGACCACAGACCTATTAACAGTAAGTGGTATAATCTTGAAAAGCATATTATTGTTGAGGGAGAAAAGAAGAAGGAAATCAAATTTGCAAGCAGGATTCACATGAGGCTATATTTGGAAGGAGGCTATCATGTTCTGGATGAATCAACCCACTACAGTAGTGATCTAAGACCAACTGCAAAACAATTGTGGAAGTCTAGCATCGGTGTCCTAGAATTGGGTATTCTGAATGCTACAGGCCTTTTGCCAATGAAAACAAAAGATGGGCGGGCAACGACTGATGCTTATTGTGTTGCCAAATATGGGCAGAAGTGGGTCCGAACAAGGACAATTATAGATAGTTTCGCTCCCAAGTGGAACGAGCAATACACTTGGGAAGTATTTGATCCGTGCACTGTCATAACTATTGGGGTATTTGATAATTGTCATCTCCATGGAGGAGATAAACCTGGAGGGGCTAGGGACTCGAGGATTGGAAAGGTCAGGATCCGTCTTTCAACTCTCGAAACAGGTCGTGTCTACACGCATTCTTATCCACTTCTGGTCTTACATCCTTCCGGGGTAAAGAAGATGGGCGAAATTCACTTGGCTGTAAGATTTACTTGCTCATCATTATTGAACATGATGCATATGTACTCTCAGCCACTGTTACCCAAAATGCACTATATTTTTCCTTTAACCGTTACTCAGCTGGACAGCTTGAGGCATCAAGCCACTCAGATTGTCGCTATGAGGTTGAGTCGTGCTGAGCCACCTTTGAGGAAAGAGATAGTTGAGTATATGTTAGATGTCGGGTCTCACATGTGGAGTATGAGGAGAAGCAAAGCTAACGTTTTTAGAATAATGGGTATTTTAGGTGGATTAATTGCTATTGGGAAATGGTTTGACCAAATATGCAATTGGAAAAATCCCATTACGACTGTTCTGATCCATATCTTGTTCTTGATACTAGTTCTATATCCAGAGCTTATTCTGCCTACCATTTTCCTTTATCTCTTCTTAATTGGAGTTTGGTATTACAGATGGAGGCCTAGAAATCCTCCCCATATGGATACTCGTCTTTCTTGTGCTGATAATGCTCATCCTGATGAACTAGATGAGGAATTTGATACTTTTCCTACTTCACGTCCTCCTGATATTATTCGGATGAGGTATGACCGTTTGAGAAGTATTGCAGGAAGGATACAGACTGTGGTTGGTGACATAGCTACTCAAGGGGAGAGACTCCAGTCTTTGCTGAGCTGGAGAGACCCTAGAGCGACCGCACTGTTTGTTATTTTCTGCTTGATCACTGCCATTGTTCTCTATGTCACACCCTTTCAAGTTCTGGCACTCGTAACTGGATTTTACGTGTTAAGACATCCGCGGTTTCGCCATAAGCTACCATCTGCTCCGCTGAATTTCTTCAGAAGACTGCCCGCCAGAACCGACTGCATGCTATGA
- the LOC132607388 gene encoding FT-interacting protein 3-like: MQRPPQEDFSLKETRPHLGGRKVTGDKRNSTYDLVEQMQYLYVRVVKAKDLPGKDLTGSLDPYVEVRLGNYRGTTPHLEKKSNPEWNRVFAFSKERIQASTLEVYVKDKDFLKDDFVGRVTFDLNEIPKRVPPDSPLAPQWYRLEDRHSNKVRGELMLAVWMGTQADEAFPESWHSDAATVVGADALANIRSKVYLSPKLWYLRVNVIEAQDLIPGDRSRFPEVYVKAILGNQVLKTRVSMSKTINPMWNEDLMFVAAEPFEEPLILNVEDRGAPNEVLGRCAIPLQYIDKRLDYRPINSKWYNLEKHIMVEGDKKKEFKFASKIHLRLYLEGGYHVLDESTHYSSDLRPTAKQLWKSSIGVLELGILSATGLSPKTKDGRATTDAYCVAAYCVAKYGQKWIRTRTIVDSFAPKWNEQYTWEVFDPCTVITIGVFDNCHLHGGDKPGGAPDSRIGKVRIRLSTLETDRVYTHSYPLLVLHPTGVKKMGEIHLAVRFTCSSLMNMMHMYSQPLLPKMHYIFPLTVTQLDNLRHQATQIVSMRLSRAEPPLRKEIVEYMLDVGSHMWSMRRSKANFFRIMGVLGGLIAIGRWFDQICNWKNPITTVLIHILFLILVLYPELILPTIFLYLFLIGVWYYRWRPRNPPHMDTRLSCAENAQPDELDEEFDTFPTSRPPEFVRMRYDRLRSIAGRIQTVVGDLATQGERLQSLLSWRDPRATALFVIFCLIAAILLYVTPFQVVALLTGFYVLRHPRFRHKLPSAPLNFFRRLPARTDCML, encoded by the coding sequence ATGCAGAGACCACCACAAGAAGACTTTTCTCTCAAAGAGACCAGACCCCACCTTGGTGGAAGGAAGGTTACGGGCGATAAACGTAATAGCACCTATGACTTGGTTGAGCAAATGCAGTATCTTTATGTTCGGGTGGTGAAAGCGAAAGATTTACCGGGAAAGGATCTAACGGGTAGTCTTGATCCTTATGTTGAGGTTAGGCTTGGAAACTATAGGGGTACGACTCCTCATTTAGAGAAGAAATCGAATCCTGAATGGAATCGGGTGTTTGCTTTTTCAAAGGAACGGATTCAGGCTTCTACACTTGAGGTGTATGTGAAAGATAAGGATTTTTTGAAGGATGACTTTGTTGGTCGTGTTACGTTTGATTTGAATGAGATTCCTAAAAGGGTCCCACCGGATAGTCCTCTTGCTCCACAGTGGTATAGGTTGGAGGACAGACACAGTAATAAAGTTAGAGGAGAGTTGATGTTGGCtgtttggatgggtactcaggctGATGAAGCGTTTCCTGAATCTTGGCATTCAGATGCGGCCACTGTTGTTGGTGCTGATGCTCTCGCGAATATAAGGTCTAAGGTGTACCTCTCGCCAAAGCTGTGGTACCTTAGAGTTAATGTGATTGAGGCTCAGGACTTGATTCCCGGTGACAGAAGTAGGTTTCCAGAAGTTTACGTGAAGGCTATCCTTGGAAATCAGGTATTGAAAACCAGAGTTTCGATGAGCAAGACTATTAATCCCATGTGGAATGAGGATCTGATGTTTGTAGCAGCAGAGCCATTTGAGGAACCATTGATTTTGAATGTGGAAGATAGAGGTGCACCAAATGAAGTACTTGGGAGATGTGCTATTCCTTTGCAGTACATTGATAAGAGGTTGGACTACAGACCTATTAACAGTAAGTGGTATAATCTTGAAAAACATATTATGGTTGAGGGAGACAAGAAGAAGGAATTCAAATTTGCAAGCAAGATTCACTTGAGGCTTTATTTGGAAGGAGGCTACCATGTTCTGGATGAGTCAACCCACTACAGTAGTGATCTTAGGCCGACCGCAAAACAATTGTGGAAGTCCAGCATTGGTGTCCTAGAATTGGGTATTCTGAGTGCTACGGGCCTTTCGCCCAAAACAAAAGATGGACGGGCAACGACAGATGCCTATTGTGTCGCTGCCTATTGTGTCGCTAAGTATGGGCAGAAGTGGATTCGAACAAGGACAATTGTAGATAGCTTTGCTCCCAAGTGGAACGAGCAATACACTTGGGAAGTATTTGATCCATGTACTGTCATAACTATTGGGGTATTTGATAATTGTCATCTGCATGGAGGAGATAAACCTGGAGGGGCTCCGGACTCGAGGATTGGAAAGGTCAGGATCCGTCTCTCAACTCTCGAAACAGATCGTGTCTACACGCATTCTTATCCGCTATTGGTCTTGCATCCTACTGGCGTAAAGAAGATGGGCGAAATTCACTTGGCTGTAAGGTTTACTTGCTCATCATTAATGAACATGATGCATATGTACTCTCAGCCACTGTTACCCAAAATGCACTATATTTTTCCTTTAACCGTTACTCAGCTGGACAACTTGAGGCATCAGGCCACTCAGATTGTGTCTATGAGGCTGAGTCGTGCTGAGCCACCTTTGAGGAAAGAGATAGTGGAGTATATGTTAGATGTTGGTTCTCACATGTGGAGTATGAGGAGAAGCAAAGCTAACTTTTTTAGGATTATGGGTGTTTTAGGTGGATTAATTGCTATCGGGAGATGGTTTGATCAAATTTGCAATTGGAAAAACCCCATTACGACTGTTTTGATCCATATCTTGTTCTTGATACTAGTTCTGTATCCGGAGCTGATTCTGCCTACCATTTTCCTTTATCTCTTCTTAATTGGCGTTTGGTACTACAGATGGAGGCCTAGAAATCCTCCCCACATGGATACTCGTCTTTCTTGTGCTGAGAATGCTCAGCCTGATGAATTAGACGAGGAGTTTGATACTTTTCCCACTTCACGTCCTCCTGAATTTGTTCGGATGAGGTATGACCGTTTGAGAAGTATCGCTGGAAGGATACAGACTGTGGTTGGTGACTTGGCTACTCAAGGGGAGAGGCTCCAATCTTTGCTGAGCTGGAGGGACCCTAGAGCTACCGCACTTTTTGTTATTTTCTGCTTGATTGCTGCCATTCTGCTCTATGTGACGCCCTTCCAAGTTGTGGCGCTCTTGACTGGATTTTATGTGTTAAGACATCCAAGGTTCCGTCACAAGCTACCATCTGCTCCGCTGAATTTCTTCAGAAGATTGCCCGCAAGAACAGACTGCATGCTATGA
- the LOC132608339 gene encoding uncharacterized protein LOC132608339: MMQNWYQNGRYMLTPKGTYSVTMSYNAMLGSLRKMQEVDLVWTKVMLPKQRFIVWLANQERLLTKERLLRLHIPVDDETCWLCEEGILETQQHLFAECSWTMEVRNKLVAWSGVQMQRNGVKQTIKWIKRRSWSQLKKELITGIWGAMIYHIWQARNRKQFRNVSITTSFIVEQIQKEIRHRVEGILGTKRVVRCASLLQRLCN, translated from the coding sequence ATGATGCAAAACTGGTATCAAAATGGGAGATACATGCTAACGCCAAAGGGAACTTACTCAGTTACAATGAGCTACAATGCAATGTTAGGAAGCCTGAGGAAAATGCAGGAAGTTGATTTGGTATGGACTAAAGTAATGTTACCTAAGCAGAGATTTATTGTATGGCTTGCAAACCAAGAAAGGCTACTAACGAAGGAGAGATTACTCAGATTGCATATACCAGTTGATGATGAAACATGCTGGTTGTGTGAAGAAGGAATACTGGAAACTCAACAACACTTGTTTGCTGAGTGTTCATGGACAATGGAAGTCAGGAACAAGTTAGTAGCATGGTCGGGAGTACAAATGCAGCGGAATGGAGTAAAACAAACAATAAAATGGATCAAGAGGAGATCATGGAGCCAACTAAAGAAAGAGCTGATCACAGGTATATGGGGAGCCATGATATATCATATATGGCAAGCTAGGAACAGGAAGCAGTTCAGAAATGTAAGTATAACTACAAGTTTCATTGTTGAGCAGATACAAAAGGAGATTCGACACAGAGTTGAGGGGATTTTGGGTACAAAAAGAGTTGTTAGATGTGCTAGTTTACTTCAAAGATTATGTAATTAG